Proteins encoded in a region of the Candidatus Providencia siddallii genome:
- a CDS encoding IbrB-like domain-containing protein, protein MDITKEFSLLEKKIIKLDEEEKILVLNNIKLHLHNISPFKNEPIDYVIWVKRNQVLANDYNPNVMSPTEKKLLETSLIKDGYTQPIVVLPMLPNKKDQLTWQVVDGYHRYLLSKKNILKKRLNNYIPVTLLNKKIDDISNQMAATIRHNRARGQHKISAMSDIVRDLSRLGWNDYKISKELGMSKDEVLRLKQISGLTELFSDREFSDAWTIK, encoded by the coding sequence ATGGATATTACAAAAGAATTTTCTTTATTAGAAAAAAAAATAATTAAATTAGACGAAGAAGAAAAAATTTTAGTATTAAATAATATAAAATTGCATTTACATAATATTAGTCCATTTAAAAACGAACCTATTGATTATGTTATTTGGGTAAAAAGAAATCAAGTTTTAGCAAATGATTATAATCCTAATGTTATGTCTCCAACAGAAAAAAAATTATTAGAAACTTCACTTATAAAAGATGGTTATACTCAGCCAATTGTAGTATTGCCGATGTTACCAAATAAAAAGGATCAGTTGACTTGGCAAGTTGTTGATGGTTATCATCGTTATTTATTAAGTAAAAAAAATATATTAAAAAAACGTCTTAATAATTATATTCCAGTAACATTACTTAATAAAAAAATTGATGATATATCAAATCAAATGGCAGCAACTATTCGTCATAATCGTGCTCGCGGGCAACATAAGATATCTGCTATGTCTGATATTGTTAGAGATTTATCACGATTAGGTTGGAATGATTATAAGATAAGTAAAGAATTAGGAATGTCTAAAGATGAAGTATTAAGATTAAAACAAATTAGCGGTTTAACTGAATTATTTTCAGATAGAGAATTTTCAGATGCTTGAACGATAAAATAA
- a CDS encoding inositol monophosphatase family protein: MHPLLNIALRAIRKSGDYIAKSYEFFQTITTNQKNNNILTKIIYEAEKIAINIINKSYPYHTIITKKHDKILSKTNEVQWIINVLNGTNNFIKCFPYFSTSIAIYFKNKIEKKKYIKVSVVYAPMHNELFTAVRGQGAQLNGYRLRITEKQTLDKSIIAIKFPSKNNSKFFLNILNSIFERCNDFRSTGDKILDLCYIANNRIDAFYQIKSNYIDFSGSELIILEAGGIINRFFYKKDNHIIIGNQHIIKDILTIIKNKHN; encoded by the coding sequence ATGCATCCATTACTTAATATAGCTTTACGTGCTATACGAAAATCCGGAGATTATATAGCAAAAAGCTATGAATTTTTTCAAACAATTACAACAAATCAAAAAAATAATAACATTTTAACAAAAATAATATATGAAGCTGAAAAAATTGCAATAAATATCATTAATAAATCATATCCATATCATACAATTATAACTAAAAAACACGATAAAATTTTAAGTAAAACAAATGAAGTCCAATGGATAATTAATGTATTAAATGGAACTAATAATTTTATAAAATGTTTTCCATATTTTTCTACATCAATAGCTATTTATTTTAAAAATAAAATAGAAAAAAAAAAATATATAAAAGTTTCTGTAGTTTATGCACCAATGCACAACGAATTATTTACTGCAGTTCGAGGACAAGGAGCACAATTAAACGGGTATCGTCTTCGTATTACAGAAAAACAAACATTAGATAAATCAATTATTGCTATAAAATTTCCTTCGAAAAACAATTCAAAATTTTTTTTAAATATATTAAATTCAATATTTGAACGTTGTAATGATTTTCGTAGCACAGGAGATAAAATTCTAGATTTATGCTATATAGCAAATAATCGTATTGATGCCTTTTATCAAATAAAATCAAATTATATCGATTTTTCTGGAAGTGAATTAATTATACTAGAAGCTGGTGGTATTATAAATCGTTTTTTTTATAAAAAAGACAATCATATTATAATTGGTAACCAACATATAATTAAAGATATTTTAACTATTATAAAAAACAAACATAATTAA